In the genome of Streptomyces lydicus, the window CGGTCCAGAAACGTTCGGCGACACCGCTGACGAAGACCGTGACCAGCAGCCAGGCCAGTGCGTCGCCCGGCGTCCAGTCGATCCAGAGGGGGGCGATGACCAGCAGCGCGAGCCGCAGCACATCCGCACCGATCATGGTCCAGCGCCGGTCCAGCGGCCCGCCGGACGAGCCTGCCCCCGCGCGGGGGGCCGGGGACGTCATCGCCGACAGCGGGCCCAGCAGGACGGCCCCGAAGAGCAGCGTCGCCAGCATCCGGGCCGCGAAGACCACGGTGACCGCAAGGGCTGCTCCCCGATAGCCGCCGCCGAAGACGGGCTCGCCGCCCAACGGGACGTACAACGCCGCCTGCAGGGCGAGGAGTACGAGGACAAGCATGGACAGGGCATCGCCGATGCCCCCGACAAACTGGGCGCTCCACAATCGCTTCAGTGGGGGGAAGCGGAGCAGGGCTCGCACGGCGCGCTCGCGGGAATCCGCCGCTAGGGCGCCTGATGTGGGGGTCACGACCGTTGGCTGCTCGGCACGCGTCATCCCGCCAGCCTAGCGGGACGGGGCACGCCGTCGAGCGCCCACCCGAACAAATGGGCGGGTACAACGGAACACATCCGTTGTACCCGCCCATGTCCTGCGCTTTTATCTGCGCGGCGGTGCCGGAATCGGCGCGGGCCCCGGCCCTCCGCTTTACCGGCGTGGCCGGAACCGGCGCAGGCCTCAGTCCTCCGCCGGAGCCGCCGCCGTCTTCTTCGCCGCCGCCGTCTTGGCGGTGGCCTTCTTGGCGGTCGTCTTCTTCGCCGTGGTGGTCTTCTTCGCGGCGGTCTTCTTGGCGGCCGTCGTCTTCGCTGCCGTCTTCTTCGCGGCCGTCTTCTTGGCCGGCGCCTTCTTGGCCGCCTTCTTCGCGGTCTTCTTCGCCGGCCCCTTGGCGCGCTTCTCCGCCAGCAGCTCGTAGCCCCGCTCGGCGGTGACCGTCTCGACGTCGTCGTCCCGGCGCAGCGTCGCGTTGGTCTCGCCATCGGTGACATACGCACCGAACCGGCCGTCCTTGACCACCACCGGCTTGCCGCTCACCGGGTCCGTGCCCAGCTCCTTGAGCGGCGGCTTGGCGGCGGCCCGCCCGCGCTGCTTGGGCTGTGCGTAGATCGCCAGCGCCTCTTCGGTCGTGATCGTGAAGAGCTGTTCCTCGTTCTCCAGGGAGCGCGAGTCGGTGCCCTTCTTCAGATACGGGCCGTAGCGGCCGTTCTGCGCGGTGATCTCCACGCCCTCGGGGTCCTTGCCGACCACACGCGGCAGCGACATCAGCTTGAGCGCGTCCGCCAGGGTCACGGTGTCCAGGGACATCGACTTGAAGAGCGAGGCGGTGCGCGGCTTGACCGCGTTCTTGCCGGTCTTCGGGGTGCCCTCGGGCAGGATCTCGGTGACGTACGGGCCGTAGCGGCCGTCCTTGGCGACGATCTGGCGGCCGGACTCCGGGTCCATGCCCAGCTCGAAGTCGCCGCTCGGCTTGGCGAGCAGTTCCTCCGCGTACTCCACGGTCAGCTCGTCGGGCGCCAGGTCGTCGGGGACATCGGCGCGCTGATGGCCCTCGGCGTCCTTCTCCCCGCGCTCGACGTACGGGCCGTAGCGGCCGACCCGCAGCTTGATGTCGTCGCTGACGGGGAAGGACGAGATCTCCCGGGCGTCGATGGCGCCCAGGTCCTCGACCAGCTCCTTCAGGCCGCCGAGGTGGTCGCCGTCGCCGTTCCCGGCGTCCGAGGCGGCTCCCGCGGCATCGCCCTCGCCGAAGTAGAAGCGCCGCAGCCACGGCACGGACTGCGCCTCACCACGGGCGATGCGGTCGAGGTCGTCCTCCATCTTGGCGGTGAAGCCGTAGTCGACCAGCCGGCCGAAGTGCTTCTCCAGGAGGTTGACCACCGCGAAGGAGAGGAAGGACGGGACGAGCGCGGTGCCCTTCTTGAAGACATAGCCGCGGTCGAGGATGGTGCCGATGATCGAGGCGTACGTCGACGGGCGGCCGATCTCGCGCTCTTCCAGCTCCTTGACCAGCGTGGCCTCGGTGTAGCGGGCGGGCGGCTTGGTGGCGTGCCCGTCGGCGGTGATCTCCTGCGCGGCCAGCGCGTCGCCTTCGGCGACCTGCGGCAGCCGGC includes:
- the topA gene encoding type I DNA topoisomerase, with amino-acid sequence MSPTSETTDGGGRRLVIVESPAKAKTIKGYLGPGYVVEASVGHIRDLPNGAAEVPAKYKGEPWARLGVNVDADFQPIYVVNSDKKDQVKKLKELLAESDELYLATDEDREGEAIAWHLQEILKPKVPVHRMVFHEITKDAIREAVANPRDLNQKLVDAQETRRILDRLYGYEVSPVLWKKVMPRLSAGRVQSVATRLVVERERERIAFRSAEYWDLTGTFATGRAGDASDPSVLTARLNSVDGRRIAQGRDFGANGQLKNDVLHLDEANARALAAALENTDFAVRSVESKPYRRSPYAPFRTTTLQQEASRKLGFGAKSTMQVAQKLYENGFITYMRTDSTTLSDTAVAAARAQVTQLYGANYLPDKPRTYAGKVKNAQEAHEAIRPSGDRFRTPAETGLTGDQFKLYELIWKRTVASQMKDATGNSVTVKIGGRAADGRDAEFSASGKTITFHGFLKAYVEGADDPNAELDDRERRLPQVAEGDALAAQEITADGHATKPPARYTEATLVKELEEREIGRPSTYASIIGTILDRGYVFKKGTALVPSFLSFAVVNLLEKHFGRLVDYGFTAKMEDDLDRIARGEAQSVPWLRRFYFGEGDAAGAASDAGNGDGDHLGGLKELVEDLGAIDAREISSFPVSDDIKLRVGRYGPYVERGEKDAEGHQRADVPDDLAPDELTVEYAEELLAKPSGDFELGMDPESGRQIVAKDGRYGPYVTEILPEGTPKTGKNAVKPRTASLFKSMSLDTVTLADALKLMSLPRVVGKDPEGVEITAQNGRYGPYLKKGTDSRSLENEEQLFTITTEEALAIYAQPKQRGRAAAKPPLKELGTDPVSGKPVVVKDGRFGAYVTDGETNATLRRDDDVETVTAERGYELLAEKRAKGPAKKTAKKAAKKAPAKKTAAKKTAAKTTAAKKTAAKKTTTAKKTTAKKATAKTAAAKKTAAAPAED